In Cyanobium sp. AMD-g, one genomic interval encodes:
- the rpmG gene encoding 50S ribosomal protein L33 yields the protein MAKNKGVRLVITLECTECRSNPAKRSPGVSRYTTQKNRRNTTERIELKKFCPHCNASTVHKEIK from the coding sequence ATGGCCAAGAACAAGGGCGTCCGGCTGGTGATCACCCTCGAGTGCACCGAATGCCGGTCCAACCCCGCCAAGCGGTCCCCTGGCGTGTCCCGGTACACGACCCAGAAGAACCGCCGCAACACCACCGAACGGATCGAACTCAAGAAGTTCTGCCCCCACTGCAACGCCTCCACCGTCCACAAGGAGATCAAGTGA
- the rpsR gene encoding 30S ribosomal protein S18: MSSSFFKKRLSPIKPGDPIDYKDVDLLKKFITERGKILPRRLTGLTAKQQRDLTNAVKRARIVALLPFVNPEG; encoded by the coding sequence ATGTCCAGTTCCTTCTTCAAAAAGCGTCTTTCGCCGATCAAGCCCGGTGATCCGATCGACTACAAGGACGTCGATCTGCTCAAGAAATTCATCACCGAGCGCGGCAAGATCCTGCCCCGCCGCCTCACCGGCCTGACGGCCAAGCAGCAGCGCGACCTCACCAATGCCGTCAAGCGGGCACGCATCGTGGCCCTGCTGCCCTTCGTGAATCCAGAAGGCTGA